The Candidatus Bathyarchaeota archaeon sequence TTAGCTAGGACGTCTCCGTTGAAGGAGAGAATTCCAACGCTAAAATCGTCGGCTGTGGACTCTATTCCTAAGCAATAAGACGCGGCTGAATGGCGCGTTGACATGTTTTCAGCTCCTTTTTCTGTAAAGCGTTGCTGTTGGTTATATCATGCTTAACATCCACGTTATATGTGTTAAACATTCTACGTTTAGTTTGTATAGATGCTTTTCTTGCTTTGGTAATCAACATACATCTTTTTATGTTTAGAAGTACATTATTTATTGATAGAGTTCAAGGAATCGAATAGACATGTCAAGACGCAACAATCTGGTACACCAAGCATTACAGTTGATTGTAAACACGGGAGACCACGGTGTGCTCCAGTCTGAACTTTGGAGAAAGCTGAGCGCCAGTAGCAGAGAAGGTTCTCGAATAGCGCTGAAACTGGAAAACAAAGGATTCATTCGGCGGGAACGTGAACTTTTCAGTGGACGATGGACGTATCGGCTGTATCCGAAGAGGCGACCAACATCTATAAACTCCATAATTGACTGTCCCTGCTTGATGTGCCCCGAAGCTTTTCGATGCGGAGCATGGAGCTCAATTTCACCTAACAAATGCGAAAAATTAACCGAATGGATTCTAGGTCTTATGCAAAACGGAACGAATCCTTCGGGTGACAGTTGATTTTGCCGAAGGCGTGGGTTAGAGAACGGAAGAAAGAATATTATTATCGGAAGGCAAAAGAGGAAAAATACCGTTCCCGTGCAACTTACAAACTTCTTCAAGCTGTAAAGAAGTATCGGTTCATCAAGCTTGGTGATGTGGTGGTGGATTTAGGTGCGGCTCCAGGCGGTTGGATACAAGCATGTCGAAAAATCGCCGGTGACAACGGCTTTGTCCTAGGAGTTGACCTTGAGCAAATCCAGCCGTTTGATTCATCTAACGTTCGCACCATTGTTGGCGACGTGACAGACCCTCAAACAATCCAGCAGATTAAAGAGTTTTTGCCACATCCAGCTGATGTCGTAGTTTCCGACGTTTCACCGAACGTTTCCGGAGTTTGGGAACTCGACCACGCCAGACAAATCGACCTCGCTCGATATTCTTTACAAATTGCCACTTCCATTCTCAAGCCTAAAGGAAACTTTTTTGCAAAGGTTTTTGAAGGCGACATGCTTAACGACTTTGTAAAAGAGGTCAAACAACATTTCGCATTTGTTAAACTGGTCAAACCAAAAGCTAGCAGAGCGAGAAGCGCAGAACTATATATTATTGGAATGCGTCTTCGACAAGCTAGGTAGAACTGTTTGTTCTCTGTTGGTCAATTGTTTAGAATGGACCTGGAAGGCTGAAAGAGAAAAACGTTCTAAGCGCTAACGTGACAGCGACGTACAGTATAAGTAGAGCCATTGTGATGAGTAGATTTCTTGCCCATTTTGGGCTCAATGCCATTCCAAACGGAATCCCGAGGATGAAGCCGATGATGTGGGATGCATAGGCCACATTGCCTCCTACTTCGTAATAAACGGCAATTAGGTTGTAGACGAAGTATATTATTGCCACGAGTCCTACGGGTAACATGAACAGCATAGAGAATTTCAGGGGTTTAGTGAGCATCACTACCGCGGTCAGAGTGAAAATGGCTGCGGAAGCCCCTATCATGAGGATGTCTGGCTGGTAGAAGAGGAGGCTTAGTAGAAACGAAGAAATTCCGCCGAAAAAGAACACTGCCATTGTCTTCTTCGCGCCGACTACATCCTCCAGCGTGTTTCCAAACACGTAAAGGAAGAACATGTTACCGATCAAGTGGGTGAGGTCGCCATGGACAAACAGTGCTGTGACGGATGTCCAAACCTTTCCTTCGAAAAAGTTGTCTCCGCTGAACATTAAAAATTGTTTCACAATGTTTTGATCTTCAATGGTCCAAGCGAAGACGCTGACTAGGATGCATAGAAGTATCAGCAGATAATTTTTCTTCATAGTTATTACCGTCTCAGAACGTTGACGCTTAACGCCATTTCATAATTTGATGTTAATAAAAATTTGCATAAACTATATTTTTCATCGTTCATGCATGCGGGCGATTTACATCGATTCTTTGAGGAGTTCCAAAATGTCTGTCACAACAATTCTGTCTTCCACGTCCAACACTTTCACGGCGTCCTCTAAA is a genomic window containing:
- a CDS encoding RlmE family RNA methyltransferase; the encoded protein is MILPKAWVRERKKEYYYRKAKEEKYRSRATYKLLQAVKKYRFIKLGDVVVDLGAAPGGWIQACRKIAGDNGFVLGVDLEQIQPFDSSNVRTIVGDVTDPQTIQQIKEFLPHPADVVVSDVSPNVSGVWELDHARQIDLARYSLQIATSILKPKGNFFAKVFEGDMLNDFVKEVKQHFAFVKLVKPKASRARSAELYIIGMRLRQAR
- a CDS encoding rhomboid family intramembrane serine protease, with amino-acid sequence MKKNYLLILLCILVSVFAWTIEDQNIVKQFLMFSGDNFFEGKVWTSVTALFVHGDLTHLIGNMFFLYVFGNTLEDVVGAKKTMAVFFFGGISSFLLSLLFYQPDILMIGASAAIFTLTAVVMLTKPLKFSMLFMLPVGLVAIIYFVYNLIAVYYEVGGNVAYASHIIGFILGIPFGMALSPKWARNLLITMALLILYVAVTLALRTFFSFSLPGPF
- a CDS encoding transcriptional regulator, yielding MSRRNNLVHQALQLIVNTGDHGVLQSELWRKLSASSREGSRIALKLENKGFIRRERELFSGRWTYRLYPKRRPTSINSIIDCPCLMCPEAFRCGAWSSISPNKCEKLTEWILGLMQNGTNPSGDS